The DNA region AGCGAGGTGTTCACGGCGAAAGTGCCCAACGCAGCCCAGGTCGCCGGGAACGGCCGTCGGCCCGATCCTGCTGCGCACCGGAGGCACGCTCCCGCCACCGAACGACGTCGTCATCCCGGTGCAGTGAGAGGGTGCGCCCGGGAGCGGTTGTCGTTGCCTGGCGGCACGTTACAACTTCGTGGTACCTGATCTGTCATCAGGACCGCGCCCCTCGCGCGGGAGGGGCGGGAAGGGCGGGGCGGCGCTGTGGATGCAACCGACGTCGAAGTGCTCTGCTATGGCTTGTCAGCCGGTGGTGTTGCGCAGGACGAGGGTCTGGCTGATGTTTGTCTGTGCGTTGTTGATCTGGTCGCCTGCCACCCACAGGGTGTTGCTGCCCGGTACGTCGGCGACGGCTGAGAGTGCGCCGCCCTGCGATCCGCCGGGGCTGGGCACGGTCGTCCAGGAGGTGCCGTTCCAGTGGAGGGTCAGCGAGGTGCCGGATCCGGATCGGTTGCCGTTGCCGACGGCCCAGACGTCGTTCGGGCTCAGCTCGGTCACGCCGTTGAGGGTGGCGTTGGTGCCGCCCTGGTTGGACACGGTGCTCCAGGTAGTGCCGTTCCAATGTTCGGTCAGCGAGGCGCCGCCGGCGTTGCCGACGGCCCACGCGTCGCTGGTCGAGGTGACGGCGACGCTGCTGAAGACGTTGCAGGTCGTGGTGCTTTGCGGGGTGGCCACTGTGGACCAGGTGGTGCCGTTGAAGTGCTCGGCCAGGGTGGCGTTGCAGAAGCCGCCGTTGGCGTCGAGCAGTGATTCCTGGCCGACGGCCCAGATGTCGCTGGCGTTGTCGATGGCCACGCTGTTGAGCAGGACGGTGTGGGCGCCGGGGAGGCTGGGGCCGGTCACGACGCTCCACGCTGTGCCGTTCCAGTGCTCGATCAGGGTGCTGGCGAAGTTGGAGGTGCCGACCGCCCAGGCGTTGGTCGGTGAGAGTGCGGCGACGGCGAGCAGCTGGTCGTTGCTGCTGGCGGACGGGGCCGGCACGGTGCTCCAGGCGGTGCCGTTGAAGTGCTCGACGAGCGGCTGTGTGCCGCCGCTGGCGGTGGAGGTCTGGCCGACGGCCCAGACGTCGCTGGCTGAGGTGGCGGCGGCTCCGTTGAGCTCGTTGACGCTGGTGCCGGGGTCCGGGTGCGAAGAGAGGGTCCAGGTGCTGCCGTTCCAGTTCTCGATGATGGACGACGCGACGCCGGACTTGCCGACCGCCCAGACGTCGCCGCTGTTGACCACTGCGACCGCGGTCAGCTTGTCCTGAGCCTGGACGCTGGGATCGGCGCTGGGCACCACCGTCCAGGGGGACGATGCGGCCGTGGCCGGCATGGCAGCGCCCGCGGCCACCGCCAAGCAGGCGATGGCTACTACGGCTGTGCGGCTCAGATGCCGGTGCGATACGACACGATGCATGAAGGAGTTCCTCCGAAGTCTGTGACGCGATGAACCGTCATGTTGAGATAGGTCATCGGGTTACAGGCGCGAGGCCACTACACCCCTGACACGTGACCGGAGACGTGACCCGGACCGGACATCGGTGAACCTGAAAAGGGAAGACACCTCGTACCATGACCACGTCGACGGGGAGCGCGGCGCCATCCGCCGGTACCAGCCGTCTGACTGGCCCGTCCGTCCGACACGCCGACTCCCGATGGCAATGGCCTGGCCCTAGGTCGCGCGGTGATGCACGCAAGGGCCAGGCCGCTGCCGGTTCTCCAGGTCTAGCTCGGTACTGGCGGTCTCTTACCGCGGCGGGAACTGGGAGTTGGGCGCCGGGGGTGCGAGGTTGGCGGTCGGCGGCTGGTTGATGTAGCCGAGCACGGCGCAGTCGATGTCCACGCCGACCGAGCCGTAGGGCTGGGGCTGGCCGGTCGCCGGGTCGACGCCGGTCAGCAGGTCGGGGCGGGTGGCGGCCAGATTGAACACCTGGTTCTCGTCGATCTGGCGGGTGTTCAGCCCCTCCTTGACCGCCTTGTCCGTCCACAGGCCGAGCTGCGCGTCCCACAACGGGCTGTACGCCTTGGAGTGCCGCGGGTCGGTTTCGGTGGGGAAGTCGCCGAAGACGTTGAGCAGGTCTCCGCCGTTGCGCAGGTCGTTGATGAACTGGGTGTCGGCCGCCGAGGCGTCCTTGGACACGTCGCCGTCCAGGGCCAGGTGCTGGAAGCCCTGGGCGTTGGGGTTGTTCGCGCCGGTCTGCCCGTTGATGAAGCCGAACAGGCGCTCGCGGGCGGAGCCGAGGAAGTCGTCGCCGCCGTTGAAGGACGCGTTGTTCAGTGCCGGTACGTAGGTGGCGCGCTCGAGGGTCGCGGTCAGCGGCTGGCCGGCGTCGGTGGAGATGTAGACGATCGGCTGGCCGGCGTCGAAGCCCTTGACGAAGAGCATGTCGACCCAGGACTCGTTGAACTGGCCCTGCGGGGACGGTGCCCCGATGTGGACGCCCAGCACGCGGTCGCCGGTGTCGGTGTGGTGCGTCACGTCGAACGGGCCGTCGCCGGTGGCGACGATCGGCGCGTCGTAGATGGTGTCGGAGCCGGCGATCTTGATGAAGGGGCTGTAGCCGGGACCGGCCACCGCACCGGGCTGGAAGGTGGCCAGCGGGAACCCGTTCGGGCCGGGTACGGCGACGCGGGTCGGGCTGAAGTCCGGGGCGCCGGCGAAGTCGATGGTCGCCGGGCCGAAGGGGTTGGCCTTCGGCGTGGGGTTCTCCAGCTGCACGGTCTGCACGGCGGCCGGGTCGCCGATCGCGATGTTGGCCAGCTTGGGCGCGTAGTTCACGCCCAGGTCGGCTGCGGCGCCCTGGTCGGAGGCGTCCAGCAGCACGTACCAGACCTTCTCCTCGTGGGAGGTGCCTTTGTAGGCGATGCCCGGGTACAGCGGCAGCCGCGCGGTCTCGTTGCTCAGGTTGATCTGGAGCGCGCTCTCCAGCGTCTGGTGGTCCGCGGGCAGGATGCCGCTGGTCGGACCCAGGTTCCCGGGCGCCGGCGTGGCGGCCGCGGTGCTCCTGGCCGCGACGGCGCTCGCCCCGGTGGTCAGGACTGTCGTGAGCACCCCGGCCGCGGCCGCGGCGACGGCGCCCGCCATCAGTGCCCTTCGTTTGGAGATCAACATCAGATGTCCTCACTCGTGTGCTTTCCGAACGGCGGGATCTCCGCCATCCGATTACACAGAGTCGGCGTCACCGGGCGGCTGCGACATTACGTAGCGCGATGCTTACGGAAGAATGACGAGGCTGCTTGCCAGACCCGGATCAAAGGCTGCGATGGTCGGCTGCCGTTTTCAAACCGCTGCGTGACCTGGGAACCCCGTGGGAACGGACCGGGCGCGTTGCGACCGTGAGCCGGCCGAATATTCTGACTTGTTAAAGGACTGACTCAACCGGCCGCCCGAACACTCCGCGCCGGCGATACGGCGATGGTCTGGGTCGCGACATGGCTGATCATGGCGTCGAGGGTCACTTCCAGGGGGTGGACGTCGCGGTGGATCTGCGTGAGCAGGAGCCCACCCTGCAGCGCGGCCAGGATCGTCAACGCCAGTTCGTCCGGGCTCGCGGTCAGCTCGCCGCGGTCGTGCATGGCTTGAAGGCCGCCGCGGATCCCCGCCTCCCAGCGCAGGAACGCGGTGGACACCGCGCTGCGGGCCGGCGCGTCGATCTCTGCCAGTTCGCTCCCCAGCGATCCGATGGGGCAGCCGCCGCGGCACTCGAGTTCGCGCTGGTGCTGGACCACGAAGTCGCGCCAGGTGCGCAGCCCCTCGATGCTGTCCAGCTGGACGAACATCGGCTCCTGCCCGCCGACGACCGTCTCGTCCTGGTAGGCGATCACGGCCAGGACGAGGGCCTGCTTGTCGGCGAAGTAGTGGTAGAGCTGTGAGCTGCTGGCCCCTGCGGCAGCTTTGACGTCCTCCATCGTGGTGCCGGCGACGCCGTGCTCGAACATCAGCTGGGCCGCGGCGGCGACGATCCGCAGGCGCGTCTGCTCGCCCTTCCTCGTCAGGGGCTTCTGCTCGGCGCGACTCGTCATGCTGCGAGTCTAACCCAGTTTTTGGATTAGACAATCCATTTTTAGAGTTCGATAGTGGATTGCACAAGCCAATCCGGGGCTCGGGAGCTCGGCGGCGAGACCACCGCACCACCTCCTGCTCCACCCCATCCCTACAGAACGGCAGACCATGACCACCACCAGCCCCACCATCGCCGACCAGGTCGACACGATGCACCAGCAGCCAGCCGGCCAGCTCCCCGCGGACGTCGCAGACGTCTTCCACAAGGAACAGCGCGATCTGGCGGCCGGCGGCCTGCCCGCTGGTATCGCCA from Catenulispora sp. EB89 includes:
- a CDS encoding TetR/AcrR family transcriptional regulator, with amino-acid sequence MTSRAEQKPLTRKGEQTRLRIVAAAAQLMFEHGVAGTTMEDVKAAAGASSSQLYHYFADKQALVLAVIAYQDETVVGGQEPMFVQLDSIEGLRTWRDFVVQHQRELECRGGCPIGSLGSELAEIDAPARSAVSTAFLRWEAGIRGGLQAMHDRGELTASPDELALTILAALQGGLLLTQIHRDVHPLEVTLDAMISHVATQTIAVSPARSVRAAG